The following are encoded together in the Salvelinus alpinus chromosome 29, SLU_Salpinus.1, whole genome shotgun sequence genome:
- the LOC139558422 gene encoding glucocorticoid modulatory element-binding protein 1-like isoform X2, giving the protein MAQTEVTTVSMGDLMVMRAAEEDDGDDNESKTQVILQLQPITASMDESGEADTAVVAVESHPETTVDGEDVELGYPITCGECKAVLLVKKFVCPGINVKCVKYEDQLISPKQFVHMSGKATLKDWKRAIRMSGVMLRKMMDSGQLDFYEHSTLCTNTCRSTKFDLLINNTRFPPDGSGLTTPTSSQAQVVIGNGGQVAMTTEERSEVLTGTVDWSSGAVAVETTEKKETSEISEETLNFWRGIADVGLMGEVVDNIRTELLEMLRGVQLRSEQAAMQDADSCLVEVAVLSNLAQVFGLLDSVKHILSVRREQTDPGEEQVISTLTNLEMQLEEQRRQQHVRAQLCHPQPLNNISHIPGGKPTKPKAKRPRLQRPASTTTLLTSSLSQPQTATLQPQQFTILSPISFSSMGQPFSLSGLPMATLGQQNNTVTLHTLPAGAQTFTRYITTMVGADGKTETLTLHPSQGLTLVGTTLQDPSQLGGTMMSPMELVQLTQGGVTDGGEMMVEQPMGQVVEMGMVQEGLVEGVEDKSQAHTTVIEIDPTPGDHDQTMGAVMELQLAQEGEAEAGEEGSAVVVHTGMEVTMVSEGVEGGEEMVMQGESEDAQGDVLEAGQQSQVEGVQLDANGQISGLRIMVIE; this is encoded by the exons ATGGCACAAACCGAGGTGACGACAGTCTCCATGGGGGACTTGATGGTGATGAGGGCTGCTGAGGAAGATGATGGTGATGACAATGAAAGCAAGACACAGGTCATCCTCCAGCTACAACCAATCACAGCAAG TATGGATGAGTCGGGAGAGGCAGACACAGCTGTTGTGGCTGTGGAGTCACACCCAG AAACAACAGTTGACGGGGAGGACGTAGAGTTGGGCTATCCCATCACATGTGGAGAGTGTAAAGCTGTGCTACTGGTCAAGAAGTTTGTCTGTCCTGGAATAAACGTAAAATGTGTCAAG TATGAAGACCAGCTGATCAGTCCCAAGCAGTTTGTCCACATGTCTGGGAAGGCTACACTGAAAGACTGGAAGAGAGCTATCCGGATGAGCGGGGTCATGCTCAG GAAGATGATGGACTCGGGGCAGCTAGACTTCTATGAACACAGCACTCTGTGCACCAACACGTGTCGAAGCACCAAGTTTGACCTGCTGATCAACAACACGCGCTTCCCCCCTGACGGCAGCGGCCTCACCACACCCACCTCCTCACAAG CCCAGGTGGTGATTGGTAATGGTGGCCAGGTTGCCATGACAACAGAGGAGAGGTCAGAGGTTCTGACCGGAACAGTGGATTGGAGTTCTGGGGCCGTAGCAGTGGAGACAACAGAGAAGAAGGAAACCAGTGAGATATCAG AGGAGACGTTGAACTTCTGGAGAGGCATAGCTGATGTAGGCCTGATGGGGGAGGTGGTGGACAACATCAGGACAGAGCTGCTGGAGATGCTGAGAGGAGTGCAGTTACGCAGCGAGCAGGCTGCCATGCAGGACGCAG ATTCCTGTCTGGTAGAGGTGGCAGTGTTGAGTAACCTGGCCCAGGTGTTCGGCCTGCTGGACTCGGTCAAACACATCCTGAGCGTAAGGAGAGAACAGACTGACCCTGGAGAGGAGCAGGTCATTAGCACACTGACCA ACCTGGAGATGCAGCTGGAGGAACAGAGACGACAGCAGCACGTCAGAGCTCAGCTCTGCCACCCTCAGCCACTCAACAACATCAGCCACATCCCAGGAGGCAAACCCACCAAGCCCAAGGCCAAACGCCCCCGTCTGCAGCGGCCAgcctccaccaccaccctcctcacctcctccctctcccagccCCAGACAGCCACCCTGCAGCCCCAGCAGTTCACTATCCTCTCCCCCATTTCATTCTCCTCCATGGGCCAGCCCTTCTCCCTGTCAGGCCTCCCAATGGCCACGCTGGGTCAACAGAACAACACGGTAACCCTTCACACTCTGCCCGCCGGCGCTCAGACCTTCACCCGATACATCACCACCATGGTGGGGGCCGACGGCAAGACGGAGACCCTGACGCTGCACCCTTCCCAGGGGCTGACGCTAGTGGGCACCACCCTCCAGGACCCCAGTCAGCTGGGAGGAACCATGATGAGTCCCATGGAGCTGGTCCAACTCACCCAGGGAGGGGTGACCGACGGTGGGGAGATGATGGTGGAGCAGCCCATGGGCCAGGTTGTGGAGATGGGGATGGTACAGGAGGGATTGGTGGAGGGGGTTGAGGACAAGAGCCAGGCACACACCACCGTGATTGAGATCGACCCCACGCCGGGCGACCATGACCAGACCATGGGGGCGGTGATGGAGCTACAGCTGGCCCAAGAAGGAGAGGCCGAGGCTGGGGAGGAGGGCTCTGCCGTAGTGGTCCATACTGGGATGGAGGTGACCATGGTCTCGGAGGGGgttgagggaggggaggagatggtGATGCAGGGAGAGTCGGAAGATGCCCAGGGGGATGTGCTTGAGGCTGGGCAGCAGAGCCAGGTAGAGGGTGTACAGCTGGATGCTAATGGGCAGATCTCAGGCCTAAGGATAATGGTGATCGAGTAG
- the LOC139558422 gene encoding glucocorticoid modulatory element-binding protein 1-like isoform X1, giving the protein MAQTEVTTVSMGDLMVMRAAEEDDGDDNESKTQVILQLQPITASMDESGEADTAVVAVESHPEETTVDGEDVELGYPITCGECKAVLLVKKFVCPGINVKCVKYEDQLISPKQFVHMSGKATLKDWKRAIRMSGVMLRKMMDSGQLDFYEHSTLCTNTCRSTKFDLLINNTRFPPDGSGLTTPTSSQAQVVIGNGGQVAMTTEERSEVLTGTVDWSSGAVAVETTEKKETSEISEETLNFWRGIADVGLMGEVVDNIRTELLEMLRGVQLRSEQAAMQDADSCLVEVAVLSNLAQVFGLLDSVKHILSVRREQTDPGEEQVISTLTNLEMQLEEQRRQQHVRAQLCHPQPLNNISHIPGGKPTKPKAKRPRLQRPASTTTLLTSSLSQPQTATLQPQQFTILSPISFSSMGQPFSLSGLPMATLGQQNNTVTLHTLPAGAQTFTRYITTMVGADGKTETLTLHPSQGLTLVGTTLQDPSQLGGTMMSPMELVQLTQGGVTDGGEMMVEQPMGQVVEMGMVQEGLVEGVEDKSQAHTTVIEIDPTPGDHDQTMGAVMELQLAQEGEAEAGEEGSAVVVHTGMEVTMVSEGVEGGEEMVMQGESEDAQGDVLEAGQQSQVEGVQLDANGQISGLRIMVIE; this is encoded by the exons ATGGCACAAACCGAGGTGACGACAGTCTCCATGGGGGACTTGATGGTGATGAGGGCTGCTGAGGAAGATGATGGTGATGACAATGAAAGCAAGACACAGGTCATCCTCCAGCTACAACCAATCACAGCAAG TATGGATGAGTCGGGAGAGGCAGACACAGCTGTTGTGGCTGTGGAGTCACACCCAG AAGAAACAACAGTTGACGGGGAGGACGTAGAGTTGGGCTATCCCATCACATGTGGAGAGTGTAAAGCTGTGCTACTGGTCAAGAAGTTTGTCTGTCCTGGAATAAACGTAAAATGTGTCAAG TATGAAGACCAGCTGATCAGTCCCAAGCAGTTTGTCCACATGTCTGGGAAGGCTACACTGAAAGACTGGAAGAGAGCTATCCGGATGAGCGGGGTCATGCTCAG GAAGATGATGGACTCGGGGCAGCTAGACTTCTATGAACACAGCACTCTGTGCACCAACACGTGTCGAAGCACCAAGTTTGACCTGCTGATCAACAACACGCGCTTCCCCCCTGACGGCAGCGGCCTCACCACACCCACCTCCTCACAAG CCCAGGTGGTGATTGGTAATGGTGGCCAGGTTGCCATGACAACAGAGGAGAGGTCAGAGGTTCTGACCGGAACAGTGGATTGGAGTTCTGGGGCCGTAGCAGTGGAGACAACAGAGAAGAAGGAAACCAGTGAGATATCAG AGGAGACGTTGAACTTCTGGAGAGGCATAGCTGATGTAGGCCTGATGGGGGAGGTGGTGGACAACATCAGGACAGAGCTGCTGGAGATGCTGAGAGGAGTGCAGTTACGCAGCGAGCAGGCTGCCATGCAGGACGCAG ATTCCTGTCTGGTAGAGGTGGCAGTGTTGAGTAACCTGGCCCAGGTGTTCGGCCTGCTGGACTCGGTCAAACACATCCTGAGCGTAAGGAGAGAACAGACTGACCCTGGAGAGGAGCAGGTCATTAGCACACTGACCA ACCTGGAGATGCAGCTGGAGGAACAGAGACGACAGCAGCACGTCAGAGCTCAGCTCTGCCACCCTCAGCCACTCAACAACATCAGCCACATCCCAGGAGGCAAACCCACCAAGCCCAAGGCCAAACGCCCCCGTCTGCAGCGGCCAgcctccaccaccaccctcctcacctcctccctctcccagccCCAGACAGCCACCCTGCAGCCCCAGCAGTTCACTATCCTCTCCCCCATTTCATTCTCCTCCATGGGCCAGCCCTTCTCCCTGTCAGGCCTCCCAATGGCCACGCTGGGTCAACAGAACAACACGGTAACCCTTCACACTCTGCCCGCCGGCGCTCAGACCTTCACCCGATACATCACCACCATGGTGGGGGCCGACGGCAAGACGGAGACCCTGACGCTGCACCCTTCCCAGGGGCTGACGCTAGTGGGCACCACCCTCCAGGACCCCAGTCAGCTGGGAGGAACCATGATGAGTCCCATGGAGCTGGTCCAACTCACCCAGGGAGGGGTGACCGACGGTGGGGAGATGATGGTGGAGCAGCCCATGGGCCAGGTTGTGGAGATGGGGATGGTACAGGAGGGATTGGTGGAGGGGGTTGAGGACAAGAGCCAGGCACACACCACCGTGATTGAGATCGACCCCACGCCGGGCGACCATGACCAGACCATGGGGGCGGTGATGGAGCTACAGCTGGCCCAAGAAGGAGAGGCCGAGGCTGGGGAGGAGGGCTCTGCCGTAGTGGTCCATACTGGGATGGAGGTGACCATGGTCTCGGAGGGGgttgagggaggggaggagatggtGATGCAGGGAGAGTCGGAAGATGCCCAGGGGGATGTGCTTGAGGCTGGGCAGCAGAGCCAGGTAGAGGGTGTACAGCTGGATGCTAATGGGCAGATCTCAGGCCTAAGGATAATGGTGATCGAGTAG
- the LOC139558422 gene encoding glucocorticoid modulatory element-binding protein 1-like isoform X3 — MAQTEVTTVSMGDLMVMRAAEEDDGDDNESKTQVILQLQPITASMDESGEADTAVVAVESHPEETTVDGEDVELGYPITCGECKAVLLVKKFVCPGINVKCVKYEDQLISPKQFVHMSGKATLKDWKRAIRMSGVMLRKMMDSGQLDFYEHSTLCTNTCRSTKFDLLINNTRFPPDGSGLTTPTSSQAQVVIGNGGQVAMTTEERSEVLTGTVDWSSGAVAVETTEKKETSEISEETLNFWRGIADVGLMGEVVDNIRTELLEMLRGVQLRSEQAAMQDAEVAVLSNLAQVFGLLDSVKHILSVRREQTDPGEEQVISTLTNLEMQLEEQRRQQHVRAQLCHPQPLNNISHIPGGKPTKPKAKRPRLQRPASTTTLLTSSLSQPQTATLQPQQFTILSPISFSSMGQPFSLSGLPMATLGQQNNTVTLHTLPAGAQTFTRYITTMVGADGKTETLTLHPSQGLTLVGTTLQDPSQLGGTMMSPMELVQLTQGGVTDGGEMMVEQPMGQVVEMGMVQEGLVEGVEDKSQAHTTVIEIDPTPGDHDQTMGAVMELQLAQEGEAEAGEEGSAVVVHTGMEVTMVSEGVEGGEEMVMQGESEDAQGDVLEAGQQSQVEGVQLDANGQISGLRIMVIE, encoded by the exons ATGGCACAAACCGAGGTGACGACAGTCTCCATGGGGGACTTGATGGTGATGAGGGCTGCTGAGGAAGATGATGGTGATGACAATGAAAGCAAGACACAGGTCATCCTCCAGCTACAACCAATCACAGCAAG TATGGATGAGTCGGGAGAGGCAGACACAGCTGTTGTGGCTGTGGAGTCACACCCAG AAGAAACAACAGTTGACGGGGAGGACGTAGAGTTGGGCTATCCCATCACATGTGGAGAGTGTAAAGCTGTGCTACTGGTCAAGAAGTTTGTCTGTCCTGGAATAAACGTAAAATGTGTCAAG TATGAAGACCAGCTGATCAGTCCCAAGCAGTTTGTCCACATGTCTGGGAAGGCTACACTGAAAGACTGGAAGAGAGCTATCCGGATGAGCGGGGTCATGCTCAG GAAGATGATGGACTCGGGGCAGCTAGACTTCTATGAACACAGCACTCTGTGCACCAACACGTGTCGAAGCACCAAGTTTGACCTGCTGATCAACAACACGCGCTTCCCCCCTGACGGCAGCGGCCTCACCACACCCACCTCCTCACAAG CCCAGGTGGTGATTGGTAATGGTGGCCAGGTTGCCATGACAACAGAGGAGAGGTCAGAGGTTCTGACCGGAACAGTGGATTGGAGTTCTGGGGCCGTAGCAGTGGAGACAACAGAGAAGAAGGAAACCAGTGAGATATCAG AGGAGACGTTGAACTTCTGGAGAGGCATAGCTGATGTAGGCCTGATGGGGGAGGTGGTGGACAACATCAGGACAGAGCTGCTGGAGATGCTGAGAGGAGTGCAGTTACGCAGCGAGCAGGCTGCCATGCAGGACGCAG AGGTGGCAGTGTTGAGTAACCTGGCCCAGGTGTTCGGCCTGCTGGACTCGGTCAAACACATCCTGAGCGTAAGGAGAGAACAGACTGACCCTGGAGAGGAGCAGGTCATTAGCACACTGACCA ACCTGGAGATGCAGCTGGAGGAACAGAGACGACAGCAGCACGTCAGAGCTCAGCTCTGCCACCCTCAGCCACTCAACAACATCAGCCACATCCCAGGAGGCAAACCCACCAAGCCCAAGGCCAAACGCCCCCGTCTGCAGCGGCCAgcctccaccaccaccctcctcacctcctccctctcccagccCCAGACAGCCACCCTGCAGCCCCAGCAGTTCACTATCCTCTCCCCCATTTCATTCTCCTCCATGGGCCAGCCCTTCTCCCTGTCAGGCCTCCCAATGGCCACGCTGGGTCAACAGAACAACACGGTAACCCTTCACACTCTGCCCGCCGGCGCTCAGACCTTCACCCGATACATCACCACCATGGTGGGGGCCGACGGCAAGACGGAGACCCTGACGCTGCACCCTTCCCAGGGGCTGACGCTAGTGGGCACCACCCTCCAGGACCCCAGTCAGCTGGGAGGAACCATGATGAGTCCCATGGAGCTGGTCCAACTCACCCAGGGAGGGGTGACCGACGGTGGGGAGATGATGGTGGAGCAGCCCATGGGCCAGGTTGTGGAGATGGGGATGGTACAGGAGGGATTGGTGGAGGGGGTTGAGGACAAGAGCCAGGCACACACCACCGTGATTGAGATCGACCCCACGCCGGGCGACCATGACCAGACCATGGGGGCGGTGATGGAGCTACAGCTGGCCCAAGAAGGAGAGGCCGAGGCTGGGGAGGAGGGCTCTGCCGTAGTGGTCCATACTGGGATGGAGGTGACCATGGTCTCGGAGGGGgttgagggaggggaggagatggtGATGCAGGGAGAGTCGGAAGATGCCCAGGGGGATGTGCTTGAGGCTGGGCAGCAGAGCCAGGTAGAGGGTGTACAGCTGGATGCTAATGGGCAGATCTCAGGCCTAAGGATAATGGTGATCGAGTAG
- the LOC139558421 gene encoding ras-related protein Rab-39B-like, producing MDILWQYQFRIILLGDSTVGKSSLLKRFTDGIYSDVADPTVGVDFYARSLDIEPGIKIKLQLWDTAGQERFRSITTSYYRNSVGGLLVFDLTNHNTFDHVREWHKEVSEHILPHNMVYILIGHKSDLNKDRKVTRDEAEQLAAEMGIRYVETSAKCNSNVDRAFQLLSRDIYELMKMGQITTRDGWDGVKSGLTARVLYPGDEDIEVEPREKSCNC from the exons ATGGATATTTTGTGGCAATATCAATTCAGGATAATTTTGCTAGGAGACTCGACAGTAGGGAAATCATCTTTACTGAAGCGGTTTACAGATGGAATTTACAGCGATGTAGCGGATCCAACGGTCGGTGTTGATTTTTATGCCCGTTCGCTAGACATCGAGCCAGGGATTAAAATCAAGCTTCAGCTGTGGGACACGGCTGGACAGGAGCGATTTAG GTCCATCACCACTTCCTACTATCGTAACTCAGTGGGCGGGCTCCTCGTGTTCGACCTGACCAATCACAACACCTTCGACCACGTGAGGGAGTGGCACAAGGAAGTGAGCGAGCACATCCTGCCGCACAACATGGTCTACATCCTGATTGGCCACAAAAGCGACCTAAACAAGGACCGGAAGGTGACGCGGGACGAGGCTGAGCAGCTGGCGGCGGAGATGGGGATACGCTATGTGGAGACGTCGGCTAAGTGCAACAGCAACGTGGACCGGGCCTTCCAGCTGCTCAGCAGGGACATCTATGAGCTGATGAAGATGGGGCAGATCACCACGAGGGACGGATGGGATGGGGTGAAGAGTGGCCTCACTGCCAGGGTCCTGTACCCGGGTGATGAGGACATTGAGGTGGAGCCGAGGGAGAAGAGTTGCAACTGCTGA
- the LOC139558422 gene encoding glucocorticoid modulatory element-binding protein 1-like isoform X4 — translation MAQTEVTTVSMGDLMVMRAAEEDDGDDNESKTQVILQLQPITASMDESGEADTAVVAVESHPETTVDGEDVELGYPITCGECKAVLLVKKFVCPGINVKCVKYEDQLISPKQFVHMSGKATLKDWKRAIRMSGVMLRKMMDSGQLDFYEHSTLCTNTCRSTKFDLLINNTRFPPDGSGLTTPTSSQAQVVIGNGGQVAMTTEERSEVLTGTVDWSSGAVAVETTEKKETSEISEETLNFWRGIADVGLMGEVVDNIRTELLEMLRGVQLRSEQAAMQDAEVAVLSNLAQVFGLLDSVKHILSVRREQTDPGEEQVISTLTNLEMQLEEQRRQQHVRAQLCHPQPLNNISHIPGGKPTKPKAKRPRLQRPASTTTLLTSSLSQPQTATLQPQQFTILSPISFSSMGQPFSLSGLPMATLGQQNNTVTLHTLPAGAQTFTRYITTMVGADGKTETLTLHPSQGLTLVGTTLQDPSQLGGTMMSPMELVQLTQGGVTDGGEMMVEQPMGQVVEMGMVQEGLVEGVEDKSQAHTTVIEIDPTPGDHDQTMGAVMELQLAQEGEAEAGEEGSAVVVHTGMEVTMVSEGVEGGEEMVMQGESEDAQGDVLEAGQQSQVEGVQLDANGQISGLRIMVIE, via the exons ATGGCACAAACCGAGGTGACGACAGTCTCCATGGGGGACTTGATGGTGATGAGGGCTGCTGAGGAAGATGATGGTGATGACAATGAAAGCAAGACACAGGTCATCCTCCAGCTACAACCAATCACAGCAAG TATGGATGAGTCGGGAGAGGCAGACACAGCTGTTGTGGCTGTGGAGTCACACCCAG AAACAACAGTTGACGGGGAGGACGTAGAGTTGGGCTATCCCATCACATGTGGAGAGTGTAAAGCTGTGCTACTGGTCAAGAAGTTTGTCTGTCCTGGAATAAACGTAAAATGTGTCAAG TATGAAGACCAGCTGATCAGTCCCAAGCAGTTTGTCCACATGTCTGGGAAGGCTACACTGAAAGACTGGAAGAGAGCTATCCGGATGAGCGGGGTCATGCTCAG GAAGATGATGGACTCGGGGCAGCTAGACTTCTATGAACACAGCACTCTGTGCACCAACACGTGTCGAAGCACCAAGTTTGACCTGCTGATCAACAACACGCGCTTCCCCCCTGACGGCAGCGGCCTCACCACACCCACCTCCTCACAAG CCCAGGTGGTGATTGGTAATGGTGGCCAGGTTGCCATGACAACAGAGGAGAGGTCAGAGGTTCTGACCGGAACAGTGGATTGGAGTTCTGGGGCCGTAGCAGTGGAGACAACAGAGAAGAAGGAAACCAGTGAGATATCAG AGGAGACGTTGAACTTCTGGAGAGGCATAGCTGATGTAGGCCTGATGGGGGAGGTGGTGGACAACATCAGGACAGAGCTGCTGGAGATGCTGAGAGGAGTGCAGTTACGCAGCGAGCAGGCTGCCATGCAGGACGCAG AGGTGGCAGTGTTGAGTAACCTGGCCCAGGTGTTCGGCCTGCTGGACTCGGTCAAACACATCCTGAGCGTAAGGAGAGAACAGACTGACCCTGGAGAGGAGCAGGTCATTAGCACACTGACCA ACCTGGAGATGCAGCTGGAGGAACAGAGACGACAGCAGCACGTCAGAGCTCAGCTCTGCCACCCTCAGCCACTCAACAACATCAGCCACATCCCAGGAGGCAAACCCACCAAGCCCAAGGCCAAACGCCCCCGTCTGCAGCGGCCAgcctccaccaccaccctcctcacctcctccctctcccagccCCAGACAGCCACCCTGCAGCCCCAGCAGTTCACTATCCTCTCCCCCATTTCATTCTCCTCCATGGGCCAGCCCTTCTCCCTGTCAGGCCTCCCAATGGCCACGCTGGGTCAACAGAACAACACGGTAACCCTTCACACTCTGCCCGCCGGCGCTCAGACCTTCACCCGATACATCACCACCATGGTGGGGGCCGACGGCAAGACGGAGACCCTGACGCTGCACCCTTCCCAGGGGCTGACGCTAGTGGGCACCACCCTCCAGGACCCCAGTCAGCTGGGAGGAACCATGATGAGTCCCATGGAGCTGGTCCAACTCACCCAGGGAGGGGTGACCGACGGTGGGGAGATGATGGTGGAGCAGCCCATGGGCCAGGTTGTGGAGATGGGGATGGTACAGGAGGGATTGGTGGAGGGGGTTGAGGACAAGAGCCAGGCACACACCACCGTGATTGAGATCGACCCCACGCCGGGCGACCATGACCAGACCATGGGGGCGGTGATGGAGCTACAGCTGGCCCAAGAAGGAGAGGCCGAGGCTGGGGAGGAGGGCTCTGCCGTAGTGGTCCATACTGGGATGGAGGTGACCATGGTCTCGGAGGGGgttgagggaggggaggagatggtGATGCAGGGAGAGTCGGAAGATGCCCAGGGGGATGTGCTTGAGGCTGGGCAGCAGAGCCAGGTAGAGGGTGTACAGCTGGATGCTAATGGGCAGATCTCAGGCCTAAGGATAATGGTGATCGAGTAG